CCAGACCGAAGCCCAGCGCCGGGGCAAGCGCAACCGCACGTCGGCCCGAGATCAGGTTGCTTTGCTGGGTCGGCTGGCCCGTGGGGAGCTGCTTGATGCTCCGCACACCGAGCTGGCCCTGTCCATCCTGGCCCGGCAACAGTTCCGGGACCTGCTGGGGCGGCACGTGCCACGGGACACGGACGGCGAGCCGCTCTACCGGGTAGCGAGCAAGAGCGGTGAGTTGCGCGGCGTTCACCACGACGTGGGCCTCCTCTTCACCCCGCGCCCGCTGGTGGTGGCCCTCCTCTCGGAAGGCGGCGCGGACCCCCGCGAACATCCCGACAACCGGGACGTGGGGGTGCTGGCCTCGGCGCTGTGGCCCCTGCTGGCCTCCCTGGGGGGGGTTCACGGGCCTCACGCGGGGGACATTTAACCGCTCGGTCAGGAGCTACGCTGATGGCTCCAGGAAGGGGCGTTTTTCGCCGTATGGCACGGCGGGAGGCGCCGATCGTGCGTGCTATGCTGGCCGCCAGCCGACTGCCTTTAGACATGAAGGCGAGACCGGGAAGGCACCCTGGGGGAGACGCCCCTGGGGAGCGCGAGGAGAAGGAACGTGGAGAGAAACGACGCTGTCATGCCCTGGGTCGCCATCGTCAGTGCGGCCATCATGTGGATCATCCTGCTGTTCCTCTTTAACAAGGAGACAGCGCCCGAGCCCGTCGTGGTGGACCCCGAGGTGGTCGCCACCATCAACCAGACGTGGCCGACCCTGGGGGCGCAGGTGTACACCTCGGCCGGGTGCGTGGGTTGCCACGGCGACAAGGGCCAGGGCGGCGCGGGACCGGTGCTTGCGGGCAACGAGCGCATCACCAAAGACCCGGTGTACGTGCACACGATCATCACCGAGGGCAAGGGCCAGATGCCTGCTTTCACCCAGCTCAAGGACGAGGAAGTGTACGCGGTCGCCAACTACGTGCTGCACTCGTGGGGCAACGACATCGAGGAGCCGCTGACGCCCGCGCAGGTCGCCGAGGGCCAGAGCAAGATCGACCCCGCCGTTCTGAAAAACCGCAGCCGCTTTGTCCCCGAGGACATCAAGCTGCCCGAGATCTTCCTGGCGACTTTCGTGATGGTGCTGCTGACCTACGGGTTGATCGGCCTGTACAGCGTGTGGACCGAGGGCCAGGAGCTGCACCCCGGTATCCACAAGGTCCGCGCGACCCCGGTGGCCACGCTGGCGATGGTGGTGACCCTGGGCCTGAGCCTGCTGTTCAGCGTGCTGTTCGTCCGGCAGATGGTGGCCGACTACGCGGCCTGGGCCGACAAGGTGATGCCCAACGTGGCGATGGAAGGCTTCTACGCCGCCATGATCCTGCTGACCCTGGCGCTGGCGACCGGCCTGTACAAGAAGTTCTTTATGGACGGCGAGGTGCTCGTCGAGGACGCCAGCGGCGAGTTCCCCTGGTAAGCCTGCCGCTCCCCCCGATGCCCGACCGGAGGAATCACAGATGACCCGTTACAAGAGACAAGACCCCGAGATCACCCGCCGCAAGTTCATCAACGTGGCGATGGGCACCACCGCGGCCGTGGGCGGCGTGAGCCTGCTCAGCACGCTGGGCGCCGCCAATCCCGTCTTCCGCCTCACCGCCGACAAGATGCCGCCCCTCGAAGGTGACATCCTCGTGCACGCCGAGGAGAGTAAGGAGGGCCGCCCCATCGCCATCTCGGACCTCAGCACGCAGCTCGTGCGGGCGTGGCCGATGGGCAAGGACGAGAACGGCGCCGACGTGATTCGCAAGGGTGATCCCAACAACATCCTCGCGCTCTACCGCTTTCCGCAGGGGCAGCTTATTGCGCCGACCAACTTGGAGGCGACCGTGGACGGGCAGGTCGTGGCCTACAGCGACATCTGCACTCACGCGGGCTGCTCGGTCAGCGACAGCGACATCAATGCCGGGCAGATGCGCTGCCCCTGCCACTCGGGCGAGTACGACCCCAAGCGCGGCTGCATCGTGGTGGGCGGGCCGCCCCCCAAGCCGCTCGCGCAACTTCCCATCCGGCAGGACGGCGAGCGGCTGGTGGTCACGGGCTTTTTCCTGACGCCGCCCTACCCCTACCACAACAGTGAAGCCGAGTGGAACAACGTCAAGCAGGAAGTGGAGGAGGCGCTCACATGAACCAGTGGCTCGACGACCGTCTGCACATCTCGCGCCTGAACGACAAGTTCCTGCGCAAGGCCTTTCCCGTCCACCACTCCTTCTTCCTGGGCGAGATCACGCTCTTTAGCCTGATCATCCTGATTCTGACGGGCATTCTGCTGGCGCTCTCCTACGAACCCAGCAACTCGATGGTGGTCAACTCCTTTGACCCCGGCACCGCCGACGCGCCCAACCTCGTTCCGGCGGCGTACCACTCGGCGCTCAAGATCAACGCCGCGCCCTTCGGGGACATGCTGCGCCGCATCCACCACTGGACGGCGAACATCATGGTGGCGGCGTCGGTCATCCACATGATGCGCATCTACTTCACGGGGGCCTTCAAGAAGCCCCGCGAGATCAACTGGTGGATCGGCATGCTGCTGCTGATCTTCGCGGCGCTCACCGCCGTGACCGGCTACGTGCTGCCCTACGACAACTACGCCTACAACACCCTCAAGGTGATCTACTCCATCGCCGCCTCTATCCCCTGGGTGGGCGAGTGGGTCGCGCAGGCGGCGTTCGCGGGCAAGTTCCCGGGCGACGGCGTGATTCCGCGCGTGTACGGCTACCACATCATGCTGCTGCCCGGCATCCTGCTGGCGCTGACGGCTGCGCACATGCTGATCATGATCAAGCAGAAGCACACCCAGCCGCAGTACGCCAAGCGCATCGCCTACAAGAAGATCGTGGGCGTGCCGCTGATGACCCAGCAGACCCCCATCATGCTGATGCTGACGCTGCTGTTCGCGGGCATCATCGTGCTGTTCAGCGCCTTTATCCCGGTGCACCCGGTCGAGTACTTCGGGCCGCCCAGCACCACGCC
This genomic interval from Deinococcus sp. HSC-46F16 contains the following:
- a CDS encoding c-type cytochrome, giving the protein MERNDAVMPWVAIVSAAIMWIILLFLFNKETAPEPVVVDPEVVATINQTWPTLGAQVYTSAGCVGCHGDKGQGGAGPVLAGNERITKDPVYVHTIITEGKGQMPAFTQLKDEEVYAVANYVLHSWGNDIEEPLTPAQVAEGQSKIDPAVLKNRSRFVPEDIKLPEIFLATFVMVLLTYGLIGLYSVWTEGQELHPGIHKVRATPVATLAMVVTLGLSLLFSVLFVRQMVADYAAWADKVMPNVAMEGFYAAMILLTLALATGLYKKFFMDGEVLVEDASGEFPW
- a CDS encoding ubiquinol-cytochrome c reductase iron-sulfur subunit; protein product: MTRYKRQDPEITRRKFINVAMGTTAAVGGVSLLSTLGAANPVFRLTADKMPPLEGDILVHAEESKEGRPIAISDLSTQLVRAWPMGKDENGADVIRKGDPNNILALYRFPQGQLIAPTNLEATVDGQVVAYSDICTHAGCSVSDSDINAGQMRCPCHSGEYDPKRGCIVVGGPPPKPLAQLPIRQDGERLVVTGFFLTPPYPYHNSEAEWNNVKQEVEEALT
- a CDS encoding cytochrome bc complex cytochrome b subunit, whose protein sequence is MNQWLDDRLHISRLNDKFLRKAFPVHHSFFLGEITLFSLIILILTGILLALSYEPSNSMVVNSFDPGTADAPNLVPAAYHSALKINAAPFGDMLRRIHHWTANIMVAASVIHMMRIYFTGAFKKPREINWWIGMLLLIFAALTAVTGYVLPYDNYAYNTLKVIYSIAASIPWVGEWVAQAAFAGKFPGDGVIPRVYGYHIMLLPGILLALTAAHMLIMIKQKHTQPQYAKRIAYKKIVGVPLMTQQTPIMLMLTLLFAGIIVLFSAFIPVHPVEYFGPPSTTPIDNIKPDWYLLWVFGVLAIIPGFEFNFLGGNINSEFVGAILLPTLTLGAMFAVPMLDRSRENLYYAENPTNHPVRLGIGVAFMMLLAVWSVAGYKPELISSGILTTENANTVLWIATFLVPALSYFFVQAVVRGIRALRESDARDRANFQAADD